Proteins found in one Leishmania major strain Friedlin complete genome, chromosome 35 genomic segment:
- a CDS encoding conserved hypothetical protein (previous protein_id=AAZ14317.1): MAPKKNNTKKETKRKELTEEDMLRLGMTPEDIRRILEERGKSSEDKQAEQAREEAQRREAEARLRQQRDHQKQVESMVAEETTTRATLRYNEDQEWTLMESCELMPAKQKILRHVAVMEAQRRAEEAKRRQAEELAAYQARLQSMSDEQRAAFLEEEKEKEKRHIEDIVASEEKRMERERRREARRKARKERLLNNENADDLLSSDDEEPKGKGAKKGKESAIDELEFDLHEKYL, encoded by the coding sequence ATGGCGCCAAAGAAGAATAACACAAAGAAGGAGACGAAGCGTAAGgagctgacggaggaggacatGCTTCGTCTCGGCATGACGCCGGAGGACATCCGGCGCATTCTGGAGGAGCGCGGCAAATCGAGCGAGGACAAGCAAGCGGAGCAAGCCCGCGAGGAGGCTCAGCGCCGCGAGGCCGAGGCccgcctgcgccagcagcgcgatCACCAGAAGCAGGTGGAGAGCATGGTGGCCGAGGAAACCACCACGCGAGCAACGCTCCGCTACAACGAGGACCAGGAGTGGACGCTAATGGAGTCTTGTGAGCTGATGCCGGCGAAGCAGAAGATCTTGCGCCACGTTGCCgtgatggaggcgcagcgccgagctgaggaggcgaagcggcgccAGGCTGAGGAGCTTGCGGCGTACCAGGCGAGGCTGCAGAGTATGTCAGacgagcagcgcgccgccttcttggaagaggagaaagagaaggagaagcgccACATCGAGGACATCGTTGCGTCGGAAGAGAAGCGCAtggagcgcgagcgccgccgcgaggcCCGTCGCAAGGCCCGCAAGGAGCGCCTCCTGAACAATGAGAATGCCGACGACCTCCTCTCCAGCGATGACGAAGAGCCTAAGGGCAAGGGCGCAAAAAAGGGCAAAGAGTCGGCCATCGATGAGCTGGAGTTCGACCTTCACGAGAAGTACCTGTGA
- a CDS encoding conserved hypothetical protein (previous protein_id=AAZ14315.1) — MMAAPATTSLDKIRAQLVALRNENRRIVEEAKQVAEQRQWEKLVKEQKEKDVLRVGIGLTHEKTRGDSLTKLIQSEYSRLNKPNDAFRVGKEVVDGVAQRSFLLQEKRFKDTDDVLRKNGNATDTRRYMALTFSSSPEQRSHLVDVLKRMQAQWAAECEKLTRASDSTQSSCSNNINVTVEASSSVVSQLAWLTVLEGLPDEDTRALWEADILDAETLSSLLSDPLSDTSSPTERSATSERTRNDGGQDTSDEDAPADLLFKKVKYAQQLYYLQEITNTIRETELGDVPPIDLAPAIVKAKRRQFDDVTEDELRQLEQYEESAAMHLPLKVSFPSTGASRGVKAEPCNVCVPAAMLERALFPSNCFLNAVAQKDAALRRSLERMERIKRETLLDPEFQEAVRFAHAVEEASVAPHLRGWDSSNGHDGDASGEENGALLRATRRTVSKREKRAARSHQLRGPMARSPYSPEVIPYFYNDMRSIVPPRGAFNLPDPAPTKAERAALRGRRRRARKGARYSK, encoded by the coding sequence ATGATGGCTGCGCCTGCCACGACGTCGCTGGACAAGATCCGTGCTCAATTAGTCGCCCTGCGAAATGAGAATAGGCGCATTGTAGAGGAGGCAAAACAAGTAGCCGAGCAGCGGCAATGGGAGAAACTGGTGAAAGAACAAAAGGAGAAAGACGTGCTTCGTGTAGGAATCGGCCTGACTCACGAGAAAACGCGAGGCGACTCTCTCACAAAGCTAATCCAGAGTGAGTATTCACGCCTGAACAAGCCAAATGATGCCTTTCGCGTCGGCAAAGAAGTCGTTGACGGGGTTGCGCAGCGGTCCTTTCTGCTGCAAGAAAAACGATTCAAGGACACGGATGACGTGCTTCGAAAGAACGGGAATGCTACTGATACTCGGCGCTACATGGCGCTAACCTTTTCGTCGTCGCCCGAGCAAAGGTCTCATTTAGTGGATGTTCTGAAGCGCATGCAAGCACAATGGGCAGCGGAGTGCGAGAAGCTTACGAGAGCATCTGACTCCACACAAAGTTCTTGTAGCAACAATATCAACGTTACAGTTGAGGCCAGCTCAAGTGTGGTATCGCAACTGGCATGGTTGACGGTGCTAGAGGGGCTACCAGATGAAGACACTCGCGCACTCTGGGAGGCCGACATACTCGATGCAGAGACGCTGTCGTCTTTGCTCTCTGACCCTTTGTCAGATACATCTTCGCCGACAGAGAGGAGCGCTACGTCGGAGCGCACTCGAAACGACGGGGGCCAAGACACCTCCGACGAGGATGCACCTGCTGACCTGCTTTTCAAAAAGGTCAAGTATGCGCAGCAGCTATACTATCTGCAAGAGATCACAAATACTATTCGGGAGACGGAGCTGGGTGATGTGCCACCGATTGATCTGGCACCGGCGATTGTAAAGGCGAAACGGCGCCAATTCGATGACGTCACAGAAGACGAGCTCCGTCAGCTCGAGCAGTACGAAGAGTCCGCAGCCATGCACCTTCCTCTGAAGGTGTCGTTTCCCTCGACGGGCGCATCACGTGGGGTGAAGGCTGAACCGTGCAATGTCTGTGTTCCTGCCGCGATGCTCGAGCGTGCCCTTTTCCCCTCCAATTGCTTTTTGAATGCAGTGGCGCAAAAGGACGCCGCCCTGCGGCGCTCTTTGGAGCGGATGGAGCGAATCAAACGAGAGACGCTGCTCGATCCGGAGTTTCAAGAGGCGGTGCGTTTCGCGCACGCCGTGGAGGAAGCATCTGTGGCGCCCCATCTTCGTGGCTGGGACAGCAGCAACGGTCATGACGGTGATGCCAGCGGTGAGGAGAACGGCGCGCTACTTCGGGCCACTCGCCGCACTGTATCGAAGCGCGAGAAGCGGGCGGCTCGCAGCCACCAGCTGCGAGGCCCCATGGCGCGCTCACCGTACTCGCCAGAAGTAATACCGTATTTTTATAATGATATGCGCAGCATAGTGCCACCGCGTGGGGCATTTAACCTGCCGGACCCAGCGCCGACGAAGGCCGAGCGTGCCGCACTACGTggccgtcggcgtcgtgcgCGGAAAGGGGCGCGCTACAGCAAATGA
- a CDS encoding conserved hypothetical protein (previous protein_id=AAZ14318.1), with protein MRPNSTPAEVSPGAGYETAQQKASTLQQSAGDRSAPPAARSRIGRHLAPPWRKCRAASALGSPSHASPSSSPSASDMQSTSSRTCSSSSDREARGAYRSLQRDSQRNRGRGATPATAAHPSASSAITKGSKTSWRASQQQRKQRRVAAGGAYSSTSSISSASATSPNDTAIKSARTPSDSWLSRRKCASRDDEGDAFLSPSSSTSVEPICAFTDVLPRDVYLHICGFLTEADCCTLLEVSLCMHAAITSADSIVWRHMCVSTWLYKQGFQTFIQHVRALEVLARQEELEVQALQQHMLLLREQGIVFGESDVSATCDCTTVLIRRRQHERARWMAAAAAGATTSKLHRSRLTSKVGSAAASASSTTQTGSSCVISGAGGRPRCKSRRCHRNTKRSTTTTASTSRRSGNICGAAGKRPTHAVRWAEPSTQRPNSRSTATTATSRTIRSRRKCSDGSRDSDDTSESLSRSCSSRTLSSSESSKEETCNGMHHIQTHPPSHHSADGSAAPLRPGGSDAGEKASSATGCPPPSPPPSSSHADASAEPREKERGGSSAALRSTSSSDDRGHNAYEYLSTEDGKTEDRRERRVCIRLPEAEAEDEGNANLTDASVLAVRSRSGSRHRRRSRRSLSRSLLHPAHGYPHHHRHDGSSRQQQQQPGSRHRRSHREKRRKPARQRRRKRGRSRGPRSTGGGGSRHRSQPHRGQGRQHRSSHQHHHNPKATKSSRRRRRRQRNAAAAAAAAAQADRDGGSGSFYASSPNAAVGGGISTYFYQTATYEAIKSTSPVHAAQHVAPSMVPFRLGGRQASSVSGPEAVVIQSRGKVQRNPRQLCGSEVHACEASAAGALAQPAAPLNSGSDVAQRTISAPPKTGSVSQQITSPQTVATAPIAATAFGTGANEERLYWWQLTPEARQHQLRRMQQLVLQQQFAASSGELTTRTSPSLRDGDELADEAALREWDELEASSLGSSSGTMYEEDADASREGDREEGYSDRNGASVSSDDTERRSECSTNEDEDEGEGSTDSSDYRRRRHRSRKLWRTQSRSTRRSVTSDETTSTTALCRLSYRQRHGGEPSTSSFSSCSSRLHTAPPSLTNGESTASECGVDNEKERWMHAGVRGAASLPHQRCKLSDGAGGGTSEGTADRYDSDEGATAASSATASVVSQADNKLIAGSSSKSGSGKRVLPRGRRSGHPYTSPDISVAALVPSSSRLAIRAERRVAKALEKRYEGIEEAMVITRSKSMLIHTLERQTHAHLPRLLAAAQRQHRLMMNARPAATAAHHADPSLVSPTVALHRGTPDFSEVASEPTARAIILIGAGSSGFSGCGTSTTLPAAASLAAPPASHLLSSLDNSFATVAASTLAVPASPLYQLARTSSSNALTSSSGERGGGLSGTLSCQDSPRSSPPSTSTASLAADTTGNGGGVAAAPRAPLQGVLERHRMAATAAAAVGDNGVRGGAPSSAGGAPLQPTNDDEAVDDDDEEEQFAPVSWKFAFFMSRREAQRVKITLQDLIEGMWVVCFRSSGRTHPIRFVGQHQVFLYPPLPTTEEEEAQRLQQNGLESSEAEGEAGHTTTTAAATSATSAAPPLPFHILQGGAQLVVHQFPPMKVMRRNGAAPGNAAAAGGTPAAVAPVSSANAPAAAAVTPAMMAERRFAAEPQATLRKLRLRMLSSAARDAATFETMPYGDVTGGLAAAGCAVDDEHNGGSGRDLGCRDCTSYDLHDTAAVSSTATTNDVRRAIAQGLGFCAAYMKEALGQLPFRSGEEHTNEDEGATTRRGCSAAPSRAKRRRFFYGPLTQREYEARQRRELCFAPGGAGDVLNDWGWTITSQYVKIFSLDITAPLYVKRLQRVADVEVIGRNHGGGAAQVIRSEERLSPLGCG; from the coding sequence ATGCGGCCGAACTCGACCCCTGCAGAGGTTTCTCCTGGCGCTGGTTATGAAACAGCGCAGCAGAAGGcatcgacgctgcagcaAAGCGCAGGTGACAGGAGCGCACCTCCAGCCGCACGATCGCGTATTGGGCGGCACCTGGCGCCACCGTGGCGAAAGTGCCGAGCGGCTTCGGCGCTGGGTTCTCCATCTcacgcctccccctcctcctcccccagcGCATCTGATATGCAGTCCACCAGCTCGAgaacctgcagcagctcaagCGACAGGGAGGCTCGTGGGGCGTACAGATCACTGCAGCGTGATTCCCAGCGAAACCGGGGTCGCGGCGCTAcgccagcaacggcagcccATCCCTCTGCGTCGTCTGCCATTACGAAAGGCTCGAAAACGTCGTGGCGTgcatcacagcagcagcgaaagcAGCGTCGCGTGGCCGCGGGAGGAGCCTACTCCAGCACAAGCAGTATCAGCTCTGCATCGGCGACATCGCCAAATGACACGGCGATCAAGTCAGCGAGAACCCCCAGCGATAGCTGGCTCAGCCGGCGGAAATGCGCGAGCCGGGATGACGAAGGCGACGCCTTCCtttcgccctcctcctctacaTCAGTGGAACCGATCTGTGCCTTCACGGatgtgctgccgcgcgacgTGTATCTACACATTTGCGGTTTCCTGACTGAAGCGGACtgctgcacgctgctcgAAGTAAGCCTGTGCATGcacgccgccatcaccaGCGCCGACAGCATCGTATGGCGCCACATGTGCGTGAGTACGTGGCTGTACAAGCAGGGATTTCAGACATTTATTCAACACGTAAGAGCACTAGAGGTATTGGCGCGCCAAGAGGAGCTCgaggtgcaggcgctgcagcagcacatgcTCCTGTTGCGCGAACAGGGTATTGTCTTCGGCGAGTCTGATGTTTCCGCCACATGCGACTGCACAACGGTGCTCATTCGTCGCCGGCAGCACGAACGCGCTCGGTGGAtggcggccgcagcagcgggtgcCACGACCTCAAAGCTCCACCGTTCGAGATTGACGAGCAAGGTGGGTAGcgcggccgccagcgcgagcagcacaaCGCAAACCGGCAGTAGCTGCGTGAtaagcggcgccggcggccgcccTCGCTGCAAGAGCCGACGCTGTCACAGGAACACTAAGCGCagtaccaccaccacagcatCTACGTCACGACGCAGTGGAAACATctgtggtgcagcagggAAACGGCCAACACACGCGGTACGGTGGGCAGAACCATCAACACAGAGGCCAAACTCCCGCTCAACGGCAACCACGGCCACTTCAAGGACAATACGAAGCCGTCGCAAGTGCAGTGACGGCTCGCGTGACAGTGATGATACGTCTGAATCGCTGTCTCGCTCCTGCTCATCGCGGACTTTGTCCTCGTCCGAGTCGTCGAAGGAAGAGACTTGCAACGGCATGCACCACATACAGACGCACCCGCCGAGCCATCACAGCGCTGATGGCTCTGCAGCCCCACTGCGCCCAGGCGGCTCTGACGCAGGCGAGAAAGCAAGCAGCGCTACGGGttgtccgcctccgtcgccgcccccCTCAAGCAGTCACGCGGACGCCTCGGCGGAGCCACGTGAGAAGGAGCGCGGTGGCTCTTCCGCGGCGCTACGCTCAACGAGTTCATCAGACGACAGAGGACATAATGCATACGAGTATCTGAGTACTGAGGATGGCAAGACAGAAGACAGAAGAGAGCGGCGGGTGTGCATTCGCCTGCCagaggccgaggctgaggacGAAGGCAACGCGAACCTGACAGATGCCTCTGTGCTCGCCGTACGCTCTCGTAGCGGCTCTCGTCACCGCAGGCGCAgtcgccgctctctctcccgcagCCTGCTGCACCCGGCTCACGGCTATCCCCACCATCACCGACACGATGGTTCGtcacggcagcaacagcagcagccaggcagccggcaccgccgcagccaccgcgAGAAACGGCGCAAGCCAGCTCGCCAGCGTCGACGGAAGCGTGGCCGCAGTCGAGGTCCGCGCTCgactggcggcggcggcagccggcaCCGCTCTCAGCCGCACCGCGGTCAgggccgccagcaccgctcCTCGCACCAGCATCACCACAATCCCAAAGCAACGAAGAgttcgcggcggcgacgacgtcgtcaGCGtaacgccgcagcagctgcggctgccgctgcacaggctgatcgcgacggcggcagtggaAGCTTCTACGCATCTTCTCCAAATGCCGCGGTGGGTGGCGGGATCAGCACCTACTTTTACCAGACAGCGACATATGAGGCCATCAAGAGCACCAGCCCGgtgcacgcagcgcagcacgtcgCGCCCTCCATGGTTCCCTTTAGGCTCGGAGGTCGGCAGGCATCTTCAGTGAGCGGCCCAGAGGCTGTCGTGATTCAAAGTCGCGGAAAGGTGCAACGAAACCCGCGCCAGCTTTGCGGTAGTGAagtgcacgcgtgcgaggCGTCTGCCGCCGGTGCCCTCGCGCAACCAGCGGCCCCACtgaacagcggcagcgatgtGGCTCAGAGGACTATTTCAGCACCTCCGAAAACGGGATCAGTCTCTCAACAGATAACGTCACCCCAAACGGTAGCCACTGCGCCCATTGCTGCTACGGCATTCGGCACAGGTGCGAACGAGGAAAGGCTTTACTGGTGGCAGCTGACGCCTGAGGCTCGACAACATCAGCTTCGCCGCATGCAACAGCTTGTGCTACAGCAGCAGTTCGCGGCATCCAGCGGTGAGCTCACTACGCGAacatcgccgtcgctgcgggaTGGGGATGAGCTGGCAGatgaagcggcgctgcgggagtGGGACGAGCTGGAAGCCTCCTCCTTAGGATCCTCGAGCGGCACCATGTACGAGGAGGATGCAGACGCAAGTCGGGaaggagacagagaggaggggtaCAGCGATCGAAACGGCGCTTCCGTCAGCTCTGACGATAccgagaggaggagcgagtGCAGCACCAACGAAGACGAAGACGAAGGAGAAGGTAgcaccgacagcagcgattatcgtcgtcgccgtcatcgcAGTCGCAAGCTGTGGCGGACTCAGAGCAGGTCGACAAGGCGGTCAGTCACCAGTGACGAAACCACGTCGACGACCGCGCTTTGCCGCCTCTCGTACCGCCAACGACACGGTGGTGAACCAAGCACTTCCTCGTTCTCCTCCTGCTCGAGCCGCCTTCACActgcccctccttccctcacCAATGGCGAAAGCACCGCCTCTGAGTGCGGGGTCGACAATGAGAAAGAGCGGTGGATGCACGCAGGTGTACGCGGAGCCGCATCTTTGCCACATCAGCGGTGCAAGTTGAGCgatggcgctggtggcggtaCATCCGAGGGTACCGCCGACAGGTACGATTCCGACGAAGGCGCGACGGCTGCCTCCAGCGCGACCGCGTCTGTCGTCAGTCAGGCGGACAACAAACTCATAGCaggtagcagcagcaagagTGGTAGCGGCAAGCGAGTGCTCCCTCGtgggcgccgcagcggtcaCCCCTATACTTCACCTGACATCTCCGTGGCGGCTTTAgtgccctcctcgtccagaTTAGCTATTCGCGCGGAGCGGCGTGTTGCCAAGGCCTTGGAGAAGCGTTACGAAGGTATTGAGGAGGCAATGGTGATAACGCGCTCCAAGAGCATGCTCATCCACACGCTGGAGCGGCAAACTCACGCACACCTGCCACGCCttctcgcagcagcgcagcgacagcatcGGTTGATGATGAACGCGCGACCCGCTGCTACAGCTGCCCACCACGCCGACCCCTCTCTCGTGTCTCCTACCGTAGCTTTGCATCGTGGAACTCCGGACTTCTCCGAGGTGGCCTCGGAACCGACAGCACGTGCCATCATTCTGATCGGAGCCGGCAGCAGTGGCTTCAGCGGCTGTGGCACGTCGACAacgctgccggcggccgcctcaCTAGCTGCCCCACCAGCATcgcacctcctctcctctcttgaCAATTCTTTTGCCACTGTCGCAGCATCGACCTTGGCTGTGCCCGCGTCGCCGCTATACCAGCTCGCTCGCACCAGCAGCTCTAACGCCCTGACCAGCTCAAGCGGTGAACGCGGCGGTGGTTTGAGCGGCACGTTGTCCTGCCAAGACAGCCCTCGCTCTTCTCCACCCTCCACGAGCACTGCTAGCCTAGCTGCAGACACGACGGGcaatggcggcggcgttgcagcCGCACCTCGCGCACCCCTACAAGGCGTTTTGGAGCGACATCGCAtggccgccacagcagctgctgccgtcggtgACAACGGTGTCAGGGGAGGTGCACCGTccagcgctggcggcgcaccgctgcaaccaacgaacgacgacgaggctgtcgacgacgacgacgaggaggagcagttTGCTCCCGTTTCGTGGAAGTTCGCCTTCTTCATGTCTCGCCGCGAGGCGCAACGGGTGAAGATCACCCTGCAAGATCTAATAGAGGGGATGTGGGTGGTGTGCTTCCGTAGCAGCGGCCGAACTCATCCGATCCGCTTCGTTGGGCAGCACCAAGTCTTCTTATATCCACCGCTCCCCACAacagaagaagaggaagcgcagcggctgcaacAGAACGGTCTGGAATCGAGCGAGGCCGAGGGCGAGGCTGGTcacaccaccacgacggcCGCTGCAACCAGCGCGAcctcggcagcgcctccgttGCCCTTTCACATTCTGCaaggcggtgcgcagctggtGGTGCACCAGTTTCCGCCCATGAAAGTAATGCGGCGGAACGGTGCAGCGCCGGGgaatgctgctgctgctggtggcacgcccgcagcggtggcaccaGTTTCCTCGGCCAATGctccggcggcagcagcggtgacgcCGGCAAtgatggcggagaggcggtTTGCTGCGGAGCCGCAAGCGACCTTGCGCAAGCTGCGACTGCGCATGCTATCATCTGCCGCACGTGACGCAGCCACATTCGAGACAATGCCATACGGCGACGTCACGGGTggccttgccgccgccggctgtGCTGTCGATGACGAGCACAATGGGGGTTCTGGCAGAGACTTGGGCTGCCGAGACTGCACCTCGTACGACTTGCAtgacaccgctgctgtctctTCCACGGCCACGACGAACGATGTGCGCCGCGCCATTGCGCAAGGACTGGGGTTTTGTGCCGCCTACATGAAGGAGGCGCTTGGCCAACTTCCTTTTAGGTCAGGGGAAGAGCACACCAATGAAGATGAAGGTGCAACGACGCGCCGcggatgcagcgccgccccctctcGAGCTAAAAGGCGACGATTTTTCTACGGCCCACTGACGCAGCGCGAGTATGAGgcccggcagcggcgtgaaTTGTGCTTTGCACCGGGCGGGGCCGGCGATGTGTTGAATGATTGGGGCTGGACGATCACGAGTCAGTACGTGAAAATCTTTTCTTTGGACATCACCGCACCCTTGTATGtgaagcggctgcagcgggtTGCTGATGTAGAGGTAATCGGCCGCAATCACGGCGGGGGCGCCGCACAGGTAATTCGCAGTGAAGAGCGCTTAAGTCCTTTGGGCTGCGGATAA
- a CDS encoding conserved hypothetical protein (previous protein_id=AAZ14316.1), with the protein MFSSHKTPAKAQRDGYDDEQHLVAAVSEFKKVEASNQSMVDQLHQRLASPFQITAKPCEAGRAAVLQCYQQLQSSSAVTTSNAASSTSPAPPPGARSDSKSAKVAPAEAWLSIPYQQCYETALAYHQCVEDTLAKHLALVAAFEQCGTQQKIAHQSAMKAQDKPQ; encoded by the coding sequence ATGTTTTCCAGCCACAAAACCCCTGCAAAGGCGCAGCGTGACGGATACGACGATGAGCAGCACCTTGTCGCTGCGGTATCGGAGTTCAAAAAGGTGGAGGCGTCCAACCAATCCATGGTGGATCAGCTACACCAACGACTCGCATCTCCGTTCCAAATAACAGCGAAGCCGTGTGAAGCAGGCCGGGCAGCAGTACTGCAGTGCTATCAGCAGCTGCAAAGCTCCTCCGCGGTCACGACTAGCAACGCAGCGTCGTCAACAtcgcccgcgccgccgccgggagcacgcagcgacagcaagaGCGCCAAAGTAGCTCCCGCTGAAGCGTGGCTCTCAATTCCATACCAACAGTGCTACGAGACGGCGCTGGCATATCACCAGTGCGTGGAGGACACGCTAGCAAAGCACTTAGCCCTCGTCGCTGCCTTTGAGCAGTGTGGCACCCAGCAGAAGATAGCGCATCAATCAGCCATGAAGGCCCAAGATAAACCACAGTGA